One window of the Zea mays cultivar B73 chromosome 3, Zm-B73-REFERENCE-NAM-5.0, whole genome shotgun sequence genome contains the following:
- the LOC103504712 gene encoding histone H2A produces the protein MDATGTGAGGKAKKGAAGRKAGGPRKKSVTRSVKAGLQFPVGRIGRYLKKGRYAQRVGSGAPVYLAAVLEYLAAEVLELAGNAAKDNKKTRIVPRHVLLAIRNDEELGKLLTGVTIAHGGVLPNINPVLLPKKTAEKASSGGSKEAKSPKKAAKSPKKA, from the exons ATGGACGCCACCGGCACTGGAGCTGGAGGGAAGGCGAAGAAGGGAGCGGCCGGTCGCAAGGCCGGCGGGCCGAGGAAGAAGTCGGTGACGAGGTCCGTGAAGGCCGGGCTCCAGTTCCCCGTCGGCCGCATCGGGCGCTACCTCAAGAAGGGCCGCTACGCGCAGCGCGTCGGCAGCGGTGCCCCCGTCTACCTCGCGGCCGTCCTGGAGTACCTCGCCGCTGAG GTCCTGGAGCTCGCCGGCAACGCTGCCAAGGACAACAAGAAGACGCGCATCGTCCCGCGCCACGTGCTGCTGGCGATCCGCAACGACGAGGAGCTCGGGAAGCTGCTGACCGGCGTGACCATCGCCCACGGCGGCGTGTTGCCCAACATCAACCCGGTCCTGCTGCCCAAGAAGACGGCGGAGAAGGCGTCCAGCGGCGGGAGCAAGGAGGCCAAGTCGCCCAAGAAGGCCGCCAAGTCCCCCAAGAAGGCATAG